Proteins encoded together in one Citromicrobium bathyomarinum window:
- the yajC gene encoding preprotein translocase subunit YajC: MLDLMTAAASASAPPAWIQFLPFVGMILIFWFLIIRPQMKRQKEHQEKIGGLKKGDRVVTAGGLIGKIVAVRDDEVELELARDVRVKAVKSTIGDVILPKASND, from the coding sequence ATGCTCGACCTTATGACCGCCGCGGCCAGCGCATCAGCGCCCCCGGCCTGGATCCAGTTCCTGCCCTTCGTGGGCATGATCCTCATCTTCTGGTTCCTGATCATTCGCCCACAGATGAAGCGGCAGAAAGAACACCAGGAAAAGATCGGCGGCCTCAAGAAGGGCGACCGGGTGGTCACCGCAGGCGGGCTGATCGGCAAGATCGTCGCCGTGCGCGACGACGAGGTCGAGCTGGAACTGGCACGCGATGTGCGGGTCAAGGCCGTGAAGAGCACGATCGGCGACGTGATCCTGCCCAAAGCCAGCAACGACTGA
- the secF gene encoding protein translocase subunit SecF produces the protein MKLLKLVPDDTNIKFLRWRVPFYIVSVVLMILSWVAVFTMGLNYGVDFAGGQEVRLTFQQQNEAPIPQLRDLVGDLGYGEPVVQEFGQPNQVSIRVPLPEDVENTPGAATEIGNKVIAAIDQQYPDARTDGNDTVSGKVAGEFRERALWALLAAMAAIAIYIWVRFEWQFGVGALFALVHDVSLTMGFFAITQLEFSLQIIAAILAIIGYSLNDTIVVYDRIRENLKKFRKMPVPELLDLSVNETLARTIMTSLTLLVALIPLLLFGPASLFGMVAAITLGIFIGTYSSIYMAAPILIWMGVTGSSFVPQESKADQQEKVARGEA, from the coding sequence ATGAAACTTCTCAAGCTCGTTCCCGACGACACCAACATCAAGTTCCTGCGCTGGCGCGTGCCGTTCTACATCGTCAGCGTGGTGCTGATGATCCTGAGCTGGGTCGCGGTGTTCACCATGGGCCTCAACTACGGGGTCGACTTCGCCGGTGGTCAGGAAGTGCGCCTGACCTTCCAGCAGCAGAACGAGGCCCCGATCCCGCAGCTGCGCGATCTGGTCGGCGATCTGGGTTATGGCGAGCCGGTGGTGCAGGAATTCGGCCAGCCCAACCAGGTCTCGATCCGCGTCCCGCTGCCCGAGGATGTCGAGAACACGCCCGGCGCGGCGACCGAGATCGGCAACAAGGTGATCGCCGCGATCGACCAGCAATATCCCGATGCGCGGACCGATGGTAACGACACCGTTTCCGGCAAGGTCGCGGGCGAATTCCGCGAACGTGCGCTGTGGGCGCTGCTGGCCGCGATGGCCGCGATCGCGATCTATATCTGGGTCCGGTTCGAATGGCAGTTCGGCGTGGGCGCGCTGTTCGCGCTGGTCCACGACGTGTCGCTGACGATGGGCTTCTTCGCGATCACCCAGCTGGAATTCAGCCTGCAGATCATTGCCGCGATCCTCGCCATCATCGGCTATTCGCTGAACGATACGATTGTCGTGTACGACCGCATCCGCGAGAATCTGAAGAAGTTCCGCAAGATGCCCGTGCCCGAACTGCTCGACCTGTCGGTCAACGAGACGCTCGCGCGTACCATCATGACCTCGCTGACGCTGCTGGTCGCGCTGATCCCGCTGCTGCTGTTCGGCCCGGCCAGCCTGTTCGGCATGGTCGCTGCGATCACGCTGGGGATCTTCATCGGGACCTACAGCTCGATCTACATGGCCGCACCGATCCTGATCTGGATGGGGGTGACCGGCTCCAGTTTCGTGCCCCAGGAGAGCAAGGCCGATCAGCAGGAAAAGGTCGCCCGCGGCGAAGCCTGA
- the secD gene encoding protein translocase subunit SecD, producing the protein MLEFPRWRKIWLWALTLVVAACAIPSFFSIANIPFPRSLPDPTVNLGLDLAGGSHILLEAQPAQVAAQRLENLEESVRTAMRDASPQIRIGDVSTRGGRLSFMLDDPSEIDRAREVLTPLMNGTGLTRQWELSVVDTSRIVLTPTAQGLDEAVTQAMDSATDVVRRRIDELGTREPTILRQGDTRIVVQVPGLQDPEQLKELLGQTAKLEFKLVDQEALPSDVAEGIAPPGSEIFPFAEGSAFEGTSLAVRRLGGIQGDSLVNAQAGVDPQDNSNIVNIQFDSQGGQRFAQLTTQNVGKPFAIILDGEVLSAPNINEPIRGGAARISGGFTADSANALAISLRSGALPVDLSIVEERTVGPDLGADSIRAGLLAMGIGSILVVALMIATYGRFGVYATCALVINVIMILGIMAALNTTLTLPGIAGFVLTIGAAVDANVLINERIREERKRGRRVVTAVENGYREASRAIYDANITNFIAGVLLFLFGSGPIRGFAVVLIIGLFTSVFTGVTMTRMWVAGWLKAKRPREINI; encoded by the coding sequence ATGCTCGAATTTCCGCGCTGGCGTAAGATCTGGTTGTGGGCGTTGACCCTGGTGGTGGCCGCGTGTGCCATCCCTTCGTTCTTCTCCATCGCCAACATTCCCTTTCCGCGCAGCCTGCCCGATCCGACGGTCAATCTCGGGCTCGACCTTGCCGGTGGCAGCCACATCCTGCTGGAAGCGCAGCCCGCGCAGGTTGCGGCGCAGCGGCTCGAAAATCTGGAGGAATCGGTTCGCACCGCGATGCGTGATGCGAGCCCGCAGATCCGCATCGGCGACGTTTCGACCCGGGGCGGGCGCCTCTCCTTCATGCTCGACGATCCGAGCGAGATTGACCGGGCGCGCGAAGTGCTCACCCCGCTGATGAACGGCACCGGGCTGACCCGCCAGTGGGAACTGAGCGTGGTCGACACCAGCCGGATCGTGCTCACCCCGACCGCACAGGGCCTCGACGAGGCGGTGACCCAGGCGATGGACAGCGCGACCGACGTGGTCCGCCGGCGGATCGACGAGCTGGGCACGCGCGAGCCGACCATCCTGCGCCAGGGCGACACCCGCATCGTGGTGCAGGTGCCGGGCCTGCAGGACCCCGAACAGCTCAAGGAACTGCTCGGCCAGACCGCGAAGCTCGAATTCAAGCTGGTCGATCAGGAAGCCCTGCCAAGCGATGTTGCCGAGGGTATCGCCCCTCCGGGCAGCGAGATCTTCCCCTTTGCGGAAGGGTCCGCCTTCGAAGGCACCAGCCTCGCGGTTCGCCGGCTTGGCGGTATTCAGGGCGACAGCCTGGTCAATGCGCAGGCCGGGGTCGACCCGCAGGACAACAGCAATATCGTCAACATCCAGTTCGACAGCCAGGGCGGCCAGCGTTTCGCCCAGCTGACGACGCAGAATGTGGGCAAGCCCTTTGCCATCATCCTCGACGGTGAAGTGCTGTCCGCACCCAATATCAACGAGCCTATTCGTGGCGGCGCGGCGCGCATTTCTGGCGGGTTCACCGCCGACAGCGCCAACGCGCTGGCGATCAGCCTGCGTTCGGGTGCGCTGCCGGTCGATCTCTCGATCGTCGAGGAACGCACCGTCGGGCCCGATCTTGGTGCCGACTCGATCCGCGCGGGCCTGCTCGCGATGGGCATCGGCTCGATCCTGGTCGTCGCCCTGATGATCGCCACCTATGGCCGCTTCGGGGTCTATGCGACCTGCGCGCTGGTCATCAACGTGATCATGATCCTGGGCATCATGGCCGCGCTCAACACCACGCTGACACTGCCCGGTATCGCCGGTTTCGTGCTGACGATCGGTGCGGCGGTGGACGCCAACGTGCTGATTAACGAACGCATCCGTGAAGAGCGAAAGCGGGGGCGGCGCGTGGTGACCGCGGTGGAGAACGGCTACCGCGAGGCAAGCCGCGCGATCTACGATGCGAACATCACCAACTTCATCGCCGGGGTGCTGCTGTTCCTGTTCGGCTCGGGCCCGATCCGCGGCTTCGCGGTGGTCCTGATCATCGGCCTGTTCACCAGCGTGTTCACCGGCGTGACCATGACCCGAATGTGGGTCGCGGGCTGGCTCAAGGCCAAGCGTCCGCGCGAAATCAACATCTGA
- a CDS encoding glycosyltransferase has protein sequence MKRLLSLATLYPNAARPRFGTFVASSMQALAARPDWEVTVINPIGLPPVRMGEYRALEEAAVDGRSNGLSVYRPSFTLLPKVGGRLNPAMIARAVLPLARELHARQPFDLIDAQFFYPDSPAAATIARALVLPLAIKARGADIHYWGSRGFGRAKMLDAARQADRVLAVSEALAQDMAALGMDRGKIAIHYTGLDRDRFRPLQNAGLRRMLGERLGVTLPEKGPLIATVGALIERKGQKMVVRALAQLPDAQLLLVGKGPDEPQLRALAGELGVAERVHFLGLLDHDLLPLVLSAADAMVLPSASEGLANAWVEALACGTPLVICDVGGARELVRGPAAGVLVARNSDAVAEGVRMILRDPPAPRDTAQMVERFGWAEHAEALDAIYSDIIGR, from the coding sequence ATGAAACGGCTCCTCTCGCTCGCGACGCTGTACCCCAACGCGGCCCGCCCCCGCTTCGGCACTTTTGTGGCCAGTTCGATGCAGGCGCTTGCCGCACGGCCCGACTGGGAGGTGACGGTGATCAACCCGATCGGCCTGCCGCCGGTCAGGATGGGCGAATATCGCGCGCTGGAGGAGGCGGCGGTCGACGGGCGCAGCAATGGGCTCAGCGTATATCGCCCCAGCTTCACCCTGCTGCCCAAGGTCGGCGGACGGCTGAACCCGGCGATGATCGCAAGAGCCGTGCTGCCGCTGGCGCGCGAACTGCACGCACGGCAGCCCTTCGACTTGATCGATGCGCAGTTCTTCTACCCAGACAGCCCCGCAGCCGCCACGATCGCCCGCGCGCTGGTCCTGCCGCTGGCAATCAAGGCACGCGGGGCGGACATTCACTACTGGGGCTCGCGCGGCTTCGGCCGGGCGAAGATGCTCGATGCAGCACGGCAGGCAGACCGGGTGCTCGCGGTGAGCGAGGCGCTGGCGCAGGATATGGCCGCGCTGGGAATGGATCGGGGCAAGATCGCGATCCACTACACCGGGCTCGACCGCGACCGGTTCCGCCCTCTGCAGAACGCAGGTCTGCGCCGGATGCTGGGCGAGCGGCTGGGCGTGACCCTGCCCGAAAAAGGACCGCTGATTGCGACGGTCGGCGCGCTGATCGAGCGTAAGGGGCAGAAGATGGTCGTGCGCGCGCTGGCGCAGCTGCCCGATGCGCAACTGCTGCTGGTCGGCAAGGGCCCTGACGAGCCGCAGCTGCGCGCGCTGGCAGGCGAGCTGGGCGTAGCTGAGCGGGTCCACTTTTTGGGCCTGCTGGACCACGATCTGCTGCCGCTGGTGCTCTCCGCCGCCGATGCGATGGTGCTGCCCTCGGCCAGCGAGGGGCTTGCGAATGCATGGGTCGAAGCGCTTGCCTGCGGCACTCCGCTGGTGATCTGCGATGTTGGCGGCGCGCGCGAGCTGGTGCGCGGTCCGGCCGCAGGGGTGCTGGTGGCACGAAACAGCGATGCGGTGGCTGAGGGTGTGCGGATGATCCTGCGCGATCCGCCTGCGCCGAGGGATACGGCCCAGATGGTCGAGCGGTTCGGCTGGGCCGAGCACGCAGAGGCGCTCGACGCGATCTATTCGGACATCATCGGGCGCTAG
- a CDS encoding TonB-dependent receptor encodes MAMPTAAVAQEGVASTKQQFAIPAGTLKSALDRWTRQSRRELVYREADIAEVRSQGVSGVFTPEEALMRILDGTGFGVAFHESGAIAIVRQEARGNATPEILVTGKRNWSLNTGIERSEDDSQPFIVLTQKDIQESGAPDLDTFLRNQLNVNSAPSTSDMSGRTNYTQRGLSNINLRGLGSRDTLILVDGRRQPGINLGQGQINQPQITGIPLAAVERIEVLASSASGLYGSGASGGVINIILRRDYQGAEISANYSDTYDFAQPDFRIDFTGATTIEGGRTNISFTGSWRKQAPLLYGDRSELFERGRQRILENDPTFFYGAFPPSGATPNIQTIDGSPLQLDPEYGGTLFDSPIAYVPNGYRGVALDGVDPLIATIGSYNFDQPISAVGEGKLAPLLYGAENLAGTLAVRREFNDWLSVYVEGAASRAISRTTVTRAPSSVTLLADAPNNPFAQDISVALPQGDAEADVSSRNDQLRGVAGAIVKLPYDWQAVADFSWAKNRYTADKSPSNYTPGLTLLLGAGSQDVLRDLRLDPLDLTYIDSDFGSITTPATTTIATQSLRLAGPVPIDLPGGQPRMTLNVERSVEVAGSVISAINSEFSSVTYTPERKQTILAGFAEIAFPIVGVDNAVPLIRSLELRIAARHEQYKGEGALANIICLFGFGALPSDDIYQDCPPQGADLGLATTENSHTDPSVSVRWSPIEDVTFRGSYTTGYLPPTLDQLTKLQGVLGVEARDPLRGGEPIGTPTAFGYEIPGYYGGNPDVKPESSETWTIGVILTPRFLPGLRFSADWTRIRKEDNYFTPNLLYATDEATQEALEIFLERYPDRVERGPASDGYDVGPITSIDISLANLVGSTAEAVDFSLDYSDELFGGTIDFSASATWVRELSVETYPGQPEEDYAGVNTVSYGQGYGENGALRWRGNGSIRWSKGPLSIAWQGRYVDSYYLQLDRSVVATQGSAKVDSVFYHDIAATYDFDRGLKVRAGINNVFGSKPPIDTLASPIFYSRNADPRLTNFYLTLTKSF; translated from the coding sequence ATGGCCATGCCGACGGCAGCCGTTGCGCAGGAAGGGGTTGCGTCCACCAAGCAGCAATTCGCCATTCCGGCAGGCACGCTCAAGAGCGCACTCGACCGCTGGACGCGTCAGTCGCGCCGCGAACTGGTCTATCGCGAGGCGGATATCGCAGAGGTCCGCAGCCAGGGTGTCTCCGGGGTGTTCACGCCGGAAGAGGCGCTGATGAGGATTCTCGACGGGACGGGCTTCGGCGTCGCGTTTCACGAGAGCGGGGCGATCGCGATCGTCCGGCAGGAGGCGCGGGGAAACGCCACCCCCGAAATTCTCGTCACCGGAAAGCGCAACTGGTCGCTCAACACCGGCATCGAACGTAGCGAGGACGACAGCCAGCCGTTCATCGTCCTCACCCAGAAGGACATTCAGGAGTCCGGCGCGCCGGATCTCGACACCTTCCTGCGCAACCAGCTGAACGTGAATTCCGCCCCTTCGACCAGCGATATGAGCGGGCGGACCAATTACACCCAGCGCGGCCTCAGCAATATCAACCTGCGCGGTCTCGGTTCGCGCGACACGCTGATCCTGGTCGACGGGCGCAGGCAGCCGGGGATCAATCTGGGGCAGGGGCAGATCAACCAGCCGCAAATCACCGGCATCCCGCTGGCCGCGGTCGAACGGATCGAGGTGCTCGCCTCCTCCGCCTCGGGCCTTTACGGCAGCGGCGCGAGCGGGGGCGTGATCAACATCATCCTACGCCGCGACTATCAGGGTGCGGAGATCAGCGCCAACTACTCCGACACCTATGATTTCGCGCAGCCCGACTTCCGGATCGACTTCACCGGCGCGACCACGATCGAGGGTGGGCGGACCAACATTTCGTTCACCGGCAGCTGGCGCAAGCAGGCCCCGCTGCTCTACGGCGATCGTTCGGAACTGTTCGAGCGCGGGCGCCAGCGCATTCTCGAAAACGATCCCACGTTCTTCTACGGTGCGTTTCCGCCTTCCGGCGCGACCCCTAATATCCAGACCATCGACGGCAGTCCGCTGCAGCTCGATCCCGAATATGGCGGTACGCTGTTCGACAGCCCGATCGCTTATGTGCCCAATGGCTATCGCGGGGTGGCGCTGGACGGGGTCGATCCGCTGATCGCGACGATCGGCAGTTACAATTTCGATCAGCCGATCAGCGCCGTTGGCGAAGGCAAGCTCGCGCCGCTGCTCTACGGTGCGGAAAATCTCGCCGGCACGCTCGCCGTGCGGCGCGAGTTCAACGACTGGCTGAGCGTCTATGTCGAAGGCGCGGCCTCGCGGGCGATCTCGCGCACCACGGTCACGCGCGCTCCGTCGAGCGTGACGCTGCTTGCCGATGCGCCGAACAATCCCTTCGCGCAGGACATCAGCGTCGCACTGCCGCAGGGCGATGCCGAGGCCGACGTATCGAGCCGGAACGACCAGCTGCGCGGGGTCGCCGGCGCGATCGTCAAACTGCCGTATGACTGGCAGGCGGTGGCCGACTTTTCCTGGGCCAAGAACCGTTACACCGCAGACAAGTCGCCTTCCAACTACACCCCGGGCCTGACCCTTCTGCTGGGGGCGGGATCGCAGGACGTACTGCGTGACCTGCGGCTCGATCCACTCGACTTGACCTATATCGACAGCGATTTCGGCTCGATCACCACGCCCGCCACCACCACCATCGCGACCCAGTCGCTGCGGCTGGCGGGGCCGGTGCCGATCGATTTGCCCGGCGGGCAGCCGCGCATGACGCTCAATGTCGAGCGTTCGGTCGAGGTGGCCGGCAGCGTGATCTCCGCGATCAATAGCGAGTTTTCGAGCGTGACCTACACGCCCGAGCGCAAGCAGACGATCCTCGCCGGGTTTGCGGAGATCGCCTTCCCGATCGTGGGGGTCGACAACGCGGTTCCGCTGATCCGCTCGCTCGAACTGCGGATCGCCGCCCGGCACGAGCAGTACAAGGGCGAAGGCGCGCTGGCCAATATCATCTGCCTGTTCGGGTTCGGCGCGCTGCCCAGCGACGACATCTATCAGGATTGCCCGCCGCAGGGTGCGGACCTCGGCCTGGCGACGACCGAGAACAGCCATACGGACCCGTCGGTCAGTGTGCGCTGGTCGCCGATTGAGGACGTGACCTTCCGCGGCTCCTACACCACCGGCTACCTGCCGCCCACGCTCGACCAGCTGACCAAGCTTCAGGGCGTTCTGGGCGTGGAGGCTCGCGACCCCCTGCGCGGAGGGGAGCCGATCGGGACGCCGACAGCGTTCGGGTATGAGATTCCGGGCTATTACGGCGGCAACCCCGACGTGAAGCCGGAAAGCTCCGAGACCTGGACCATTGGCGTGATCCTGACGCCGCGCTTCCTGCCCGGGCTGCGGTTCTCCGCCGACTGGACCCGAATCCGCAAGGAAGACAACTACTTCACCCCGAACCTGCTCTATGCGACCGACGAAGCCACGCAGGAGGCGCTGGAGATCTTCCTCGAACGCTATCCGGACAGGGTGGAGCGTGGCCCCGCGTCGGACGGCTACGACGTCGGCCCGATCACCTCGATCGATATCTCGCTGGCCAACCTCGTCGGGTCGACGGCGGAAGCGGTCGATTTCTCGCTCGACTACAGCGACGAACTGTTCGGCGGGACGATCGATTTCTCCGCTTCGGCGACCTGGGTGCGCGAATTGTCTGTCGAGACCTATCCCGGCCAGCCCGAGGAAGACTACGCCGGTGTGAACACGGTGAGTTACGGCCAGGGCTACGGCGAAAACGGCGCGCTGCGCTGGCGCGGCAACGGCAGCATCCGCTGGAGCAAGGGGCCGCTCTCGATCGCGTGGCAGGGCCGCTATGTCGACAGCTACTACCTCCAACTGGACCGGTCCGTCGTTGCAACCCAGGGCTCGGCCAAGGTAGATAGCGTGTTCTATCACGATATCGCGGCAACCTACGATTTCGATCGCGGGCTCAAGGTTCGCGCCGGGATCAACAACGTGTTCGGCAGCAAGCCGCCGATCGACACGCTGGCCTCTCCGATCTTCTACAGCCGCAACGCCGATCCGCGGCTGACGAACTTCTATCTGACGCTCACCAAGTCCTTCTGA
- a CDS encoding pitrilysin family protein has product MNLKALFLAGCALSLLPVPVAVQAQEAAQDTAAQAADAVEATTPLETFVSQIDIPYAEFTLDNGLTVIVHTDRTTPEVSIGVWYDVGSRNEPEGRSGFAHLFEHLMFNGSENVPGDFFKPLEEAGATGINGTTSNDRTNYYETVPASALERALFMESDRMGYLLGAVTQGLLDEQRGVVQNEKRQGEDNPYSVISDRMTATLYPADHPYGHSVIGSMADLDAANLDDVRGWFRSHYGPNNAILVLAGDIGEEEARRVVTKYFGAIPRGPENPEIVAPVPTLPERIDETVTAPVTQPTIVRTWAVPGYDNTDALGLDVVAGVLGQIDNALLDRVLVRERKLFDRIGTENSTLARGGTFTIRGQVAEGVDPEVAGEALDATIAQFLSRKPTEDEVNRWVTRFVVGYAMGQESLAGRGQALANGKVLIDDTDAYRRDIDFYARQTPQDAFDIARKWLTRPVYALTVVPGARIVEEDAATRPETPSAETPSTEASTEATGVERKQRMPMPPLGEPSGTRFPEVTRTNLSNGIEVIYAQKDTVPFTQISLNFPVGTAVDAPSEDGLFGMMMATLDQGIPGRDSTSIEAEKERLGLSLGGGATVDESSVYVLTPSINLASALDLMGSVVKEPTFPQEEIDRLRRDYLTRYDNSRILPDALVQEVLPRLIDANSPYAIHQGMGDPAVLASITPAQLDASHGEWVRPEGARIFVVSDLPLAQLQPGLEEEFGTWEVAGAAPSMPTRAAPDPAPPQIVLIDRVDSAQTTIAGGQLVEGVTSDDLVSLDLADQVLGSGFLSRINMNLREDKHWAYGASGSFVDQLQETSYVAATSVQQDKAGPAVGELRKEVTDFVTTRPISQEELDFVRDSRLRSMSSWFSSAGGVLAGMQENVRRGRPDDYYATLGEEYKTVKLDELRADVKAALAPSQWVWVVVGDADIVKPQLEPLRLPITVLKPEDVLPPFRSGDSTDPEVPED; this is encoded by the coding sequence ATGAACCTCAAAGCCCTTTTCCTTGCCGGCTGCGCATTGTCGCTGCTTCCCGTCCCGGTTGCGGTCCAGGCACAGGAAGCCGCGCAGGACACCGCTGCGCAAGCGGCGGATGCCGTCGAGGCGACGACCCCGCTCGAAACCTTCGTTTCGCAGATCGACATCCCCTATGCCGAGTTCACGCTCGACAACGGCCTGACCGTGATCGTCCACACCGACCGGACCACGCCCGAGGTTTCGATCGGCGTGTGGTACGATGTCGGATCGAGGAACGAGCCCGAGGGCCGCAGTGGCTTCGCCCACCTGTTCGAACACCTGATGTTCAACGGCAGCGAGAACGTCCCCGGCGATTTCTTCAAGCCGCTGGAAGAAGCAGGCGCGACCGGGATCAACGGCACGACCAGTAACGACCGGACGAACTATTACGAGACCGTCCCGGCCTCCGCGCTGGAGCGCGCGCTGTTCATGGAGTCCGACCGGATGGGCTACCTGCTGGGCGCGGTGACGCAGGGGTTGCTGGATGAACAACGCGGCGTCGTCCAGAACGAGAAGCGGCAGGGCGAAGACAACCCCTATTCGGTGATCAGCGACCGGATGACCGCGACGCTTTATCCCGCAGACCACCCCTATGGGCACAGCGTCATCGGATCGATGGCCGATCTCGATGCGGCCAATCTCGACGATGTGAGGGGCTGGTTCCGAAGCCATTACGGCCCCAACAACGCGATCCTCGTGCTCGCCGGCGATATCGGTGAGGAAGAGGCGCGCCGGGTGGTGACGAAGTATTTCGGCGCGATCCCGCGCGGGCCGGAAAACCCGGAAATCGTCGCGCCCGTGCCGACCCTTCCCGAACGGATCGACGAGACGGTAACCGCGCCGGTCACCCAGCCCACCATCGTGCGTACGTGGGCCGTGCCGGGGTACGACAATACCGATGCCCTCGGGCTCGATGTCGTGGCGGGCGTGCTGGGGCAAATCGACAATGCGCTGCTCGACCGGGTGCTGGTGCGCGAGCGCAAGCTGTTCGACCGCATCGGCACCGAGAATTCGACCCTCGCCCGGGGCGGTACGTTCACCATTCGCGGACAGGTGGCCGAGGGGGTCGATCCCGAGGTTGCAGGCGAGGCGCTGGACGCGACGATCGCACAGTTCCTGTCCCGCAAGCCGACCGAGGATGAAGTGAACCGGTGGGTGACGCGGTTCGTCGTCGGCTATGCGATGGGGCAGGAATCGCTCGCCGGACGCGGCCAGGCGCTGGCCAACGGCAAGGTGCTGATCGATGATACCGACGCCTACCGCCGCGATATCGACTTCTACGCCCGGCAGACCCCGCAGGATGCGTTCGACATCGCGCGCAAATGGCTGACCCGCCCGGTCTACGCGCTGACCGTGGTGCCCGGCGCGCGGATCGTGGAAGAGGACGCCGCGACGCGGCCGGAAACGCCGTCGGCAGAGACGCCGTCCACAGAGGCGAGCACAGAGGCGACTGGGGTCGAGCGCAAGCAGCGCATGCCGATGCCGCCGCTGGGCGAGCCGAGCGGAACACGCTTCCCCGAAGTGACCCGCACGAACCTGTCGAACGGGATCGAGGTGATCTACGCGCAGAAGGACACCGTGCCCTTCACGCAGATCTCGCTCAATTTTCCGGTCGGCACCGCGGTGGACGCGCCCAGCGAGGACGGGCTGTTCGGGATGATGATGGCGACGCTCGACCAGGGCATTCCCGGTCGCGACTCCACCTCGATCGAAGCCGAGAAGGAAAGGCTGGGCCTCTCGCTCGGCGGCGGGGCGACGGTCGATGAAAGCTCGGTCTATGTCCTGACTCCGTCGATCAACCTCGCATCCGCTCTGGATCTGATGGGCAGCGTGGTGAAGGAGCCGACCTTCCCGCAGGAAGAGATCGACCGGCTCCGGCGTGATTATCTGACCCGCTATGACAACAGCCGGATCCTGCCCGACGCTCTGGTGCAGGAGGTCTTGCCGCGCCTGATCGATGCCAATTCGCCCTATGCGATCCATCAAGGCATGGGCGATCCCGCGGTGCTTGCCAGCATCACGCCCGCGCAGCTCGACGCGTCGCACGGCGAATGGGTCCGGCCCGAAGGCGCCCGGATCTTCGTGGTCAGCGACCTGCCGCTGGCGCAGCTCCAGCCCGGGCTGGAAGAGGAATTCGGCACCTGGGAGGTCGCCGGTGCGGCGCCGTCCATGCCCACGCGCGCGGCGCCCGATCCGGCCCCGCCGCAGATCGTCCTCATCGATCGGGTGGATTCGGCCCAGACCACGATTGCGGGCGGCCAGCTGGTCGAAGGCGTGACCAGCGACGATCTCGTCTCTCTGGACCTCGCCGACCAGGTCCTGGGCAGCGGGTTCCTCAGCCGGATCAACATGAACCTGCGCGAGGACAAACACTGGGCCTATGGGGCGAGCGGCAGCTTCGTCGATCAGCTGCAGGAGACATCCTATGTCGCCGCCACCAGCGTGCAGCAGGACAAGGCCGGCCCTGCAGTGGGCGAGCTGCGCAAGGAAGTGACCGATTTCGTCACCACCCGCCCGATCAGCCAGGAAGAGCTGGATTTCGTGCGCGACAGCCGCCTGCGTTCGATGAGCAGCTGGTTCAGTTCCGCTGGCGGCGTGCTGGCGGGCATGCAGGAAAACGTGCGGCGCGGACGGCCCGACGATTATTACGCGACGCTGGGCGAGGAGTACAAGACGGTGAAGCTGGACGAGCTGCGCGCCGATGTGAAGGCCGCGCTCGCGCCATCGCAATGGGTGTGGGTCGTGGTGGGCGATGCCGATATCGTCAAGCCGCAGCTCGAACCGCTGCGGCTGCCGATCACCGTGCTCAAGCCCGAGGACGTGCTGCCGCCTTTCCGCAGCGGCGACTCGACCGATCCGGAAGTGCCGGAGGACTGA